The following nucleotide sequence is from Cyanobacteriota bacterium.
CCTTCTCTAGGGCACGACGAGCATTCTCGTTGTAAATAATCCGTTTAGCCATAGTTCAGAACTACTCCACTAACTGTTGATCATGGTTGGTCGTTGGTCATACGTCCTCGTTACACCTCATGCACCGACCAGCGAGTAACGGGGACTACGGACAAAAATGCAGGATAATTTAGCCGACGATCGCCAAAATATCCTTTTCAGACAAAAGTACGTACTCTTCGCTACCAAGCTTGATATCCGTACCAGCGTACTTGGAGTACAGCACTTTGTCACCAACTTTCACTTCTAGCTCTTGGCGGGTGCCGTCATCGTTGCGCTTACCAGGGCCAACCGCAGCGATTTCACCTACTTGAGGCTTCTCCTTGGCGGTATCAGGCAAGTATAGGCCGCCTGCGGTTTTCTCCTCAGCAGCGCTGACCTTAACGAACACACGATCGCCGAGAGGCTTCACAGTCGAAACACTCAAAGATACGGCTGCCATACACTTCTCCAATTAACTACTTACTCATTAACGTAAAGCTCTGAGGTAAGCTACCAAGTCTAAGACTTAGCACTCTCAACCTCTGAGTGCTAATGTATCGAAGAGTGGCACTGATGACAACTTTTTGGGGGATACGGTTTACCGAACCGCACTACACGGCTAGCGATCGCC
It contains:
- the groES gene encoding co-chaperone GroES, which produces MAAVSLSVSTVKPLGDRVFVKVSAAEEKTAGGLYLPDTAKEKPQVGEIAAVGPGKRNDDGTRQELEVKVGDKVLYSKYAGTDIKLGSEEYVLLSEKDILAIVG